From bacterium, the proteins below share one genomic window:
- a CDS encoding ATP-dependent Clp protease ATP-binding subunit has protein sequence MTLQEQESGFSFQYSRRVTRILGTGWLLSKALRTVLAVLVGLSLFGAFVLVLVGQLQLACFSAIPSGLLIPPLAWGNWGMMQHSNQDAVGSGTHNLSDLLSADLVLPLRRCKTTADVWTRIKSHWQTQFMVNHINLPVNTLDAQAAQCDLGQLYATAFVEAQKAGQRKITAGTLLVAFALLVEGRAPFLAGADIHPDDLTEGLVWLNHFIHDRLEKHERNMYGGLGRDFAAGYTNYLYRFGKNMSGEIEAGHGVYSSLGREEVINQLIQTLNETVHPAAALVGPIGSGKTTLVYSLAEQILSRADVGRLTYRKVMMLSATALLSAAGQDTPIEKVITEMLADAVRAKNVVLFFDEAQAFFESKAGSIDISEILLPILQNTHLPMIFAFTEEDWTRFSQIRPNLVGQMTKIVVPPADRAGTIRTLEDVALEYEQREGLLITLSAIKEAATLSDRYTTTKTQPGAAIDMLRASFGSSQNGLVTEKSVQAAVEKMTGIKAGTATGDEAQKLLHLEALIHDRMINQTVAVTAVASALRRARSGVKDPNRPIGSFLFLGPTGVGKTELAKSLAAVYFSGEDKMIRLDMSEYQQTSDVARLLAAASESGTGSSFLQKVREQPYSVVLLDEIEKAHPDILNLILQLLDEGRLTDTAGKPVSFKESIIILTSNALADDIRQAVAQQRDLTTLHDELVDKMISQQIFKPELLNRFDDVVMFRPLTPAELKDVVGIMLKSLNKSLEAQQISVELTESAKEYVVEQGNDPRMGARPMRRALQRFVEDRLSQGVLAGDIKPGAHLIIDRKDLEEKSQV, from the coding sequence GTGACGCTGCAAGAACAAGAATCTGGCTTTAGTTTTCAATATTCACGTCGTGTGACCCGAATATTGGGTACTGGCTGGTTGCTATCGAAAGCCCTACGTACCGTACTGGCTGTGTTGGTGGGGTTGAGCCTTTTCGGAGCCTTCGTATTGGTGCTTGTGGGGCAACTGCAACTTGCCTGCTTTTCTGCAATTCCGTCTGGGCTGCTTATCCCGCCCCTGGCATGGGGTAACTGGGGGATGATGCAGCATTCTAATCAAGACGCCGTCGGTAGCGGCACGCATAATCTATCCGACCTACTTAGTGCGGATTTGGTCTTGCCCCTGCGACGCTGCAAGACGACGGCTGATGTATGGACACGCATTAAATCACACTGGCAGACGCAGTTTATGGTCAATCACATCAATCTGCCGGTCAACACCCTGGACGCGCAAGCAGCTCAGTGTGACCTGGGCCAACTTTATGCAACCGCTTTTGTAGAGGCGCAAAAGGCCGGACAGCGCAAAATTACCGCTGGCACTCTGCTTGTAGCTTTCGCCCTGCTCGTAGAGGGGAGAGCCCCCTTTCTCGCCGGTGCCGACATTCATCCAGATGATCTTACCGAAGGGCTCGTTTGGCTGAATCACTTTATTCATGATCGCTTAGAAAAGCATGAGCGCAATATGTACGGTGGTCTGGGGCGAGACTTTGCTGCCGGCTATACTAATTACCTCTATCGTTTTGGGAAGAATATGAGTGGCGAGATTGAAGCTGGACATGGTGTGTATTCTTCGTTGGGTCGTGAGGAAGTAATAAATCAGCTCATACAGACGCTCAATGAAACCGTGCATCCAGCTGCTGCATTGGTCGGTCCGATTGGTAGCGGGAAGACCACGCTCGTATATTCCCTAGCTGAACAGATACTGAGCCGAGCCGATGTGGGTCGATTGACCTATCGCAAGGTTATGATGCTGTCGGCCACGGCACTACTGTCGGCGGCCGGACAAGACACGCCAATCGAAAAGGTAATTACTGAAATGCTTGCTGATGCGGTGCGTGCGAAAAATGTTGTGCTTTTCTTTGATGAAGCACAAGCATTCTTTGAGTCAAAGGCAGGATCAATCGATATTAGTGAGATTTTGTTGCCTATCTTACAAAATACTCATCTCCCGATGATCTTCGCATTCACAGAAGAGGACTGGACTCGGTTCAGTCAGATACGACCCAATCTTGTTGGTCAAATGACCAAGATTGTCGTACCTCCGGCTGATCGGGCGGGTACTATCCGTACGCTTGAGGATGTGGCGCTTGAGTATGAGCAACGAGAAGGGTTGCTGATTACGCTGTCTGCCATCAAAGAAGCAGCAACACTTTCAGATCGTTATACAACCACAAAAACGCAGCCCGGGGCCGCAATTGATATGTTACGGGCCTCGTTTGGCTCATCTCAGAATGGCCTCGTGACAGAGAAGTCAGTGCAGGCAGCCGTGGAAAAGATGACCGGCATCAAGGCAGGGACTGCGACTGGCGATGAGGCGCAGAAGCTGCTGCACCTTGAAGCCCTGATCCATGATCGTATGATAAATCAGACGGTGGCAGTTACTGCTGTGGCTTCGGCTTTGCGCCGGGCACGCTCGGGCGTAAAAGATCCAAATCGCCCAATAGGCAGTTTTCTCTTTTTGGGGCCGACCGGTGTTGGTAAAACCGAGCTAGCCAAGTCTCTAGCGGCAGTATACTTTAGTGGTGAAGACAAGATGATCCGGCTAGACATGTCGGAATATCAGCAAACGAGCGATGTTGCGCGCCTCTTAGCTGCTGCATCTGAATCGGGAACTGGCTCATCTTTCCTGCAAAAAGTGCGCGAGCAGCCATACAGCGTGGTGCTCTTAGATGAGATTGAGAAAGCCCATCCAGATATTCTTAATCTGATCTTGCAACTCCTGGATGAAGGTCGATTGACTGATACCGCGGGGAAGCCAGTTAGCTTTAAAGAAAGCATCATTATCCTGACATCAAACGCACTTGCAGATGATATCCGGCAAGCTGTCGCACAGCAACGCGATCTTACAACTCTCCATGACGAGCTCGTAGACAAGATGATCTCGCAGCAAATCTTTAAGCCAGAGCTTCTGAACCGTTTTGATGATGTTGTCATGTTCCGTCCACTAACTCCAGCTGAGCTTAAAGATGTGGTGGGTATTATGCTCAAGTCGCTCAATAAGAGCCTGGAAGCACAACAGATTTCGGTCGAGCTGACAGAGAGTGCCAAGGAATATGTCGTGGAGCAGGGAAATGATCCGCGCATGGGTGCTCGACCGATGCGCCGAGCCTTGCAGCGCTTTGTTGAGGATCGTCTTAGTCAGGGCGTGTTGGCAGGGGATATTAAGCCGGGTGCGCATCTGATAATCGATCGCAAAGACCTAGAAGAAAAGTCTCAAGTATAG